Part of the Phocoena phocoena chromosome 8, mPhoPho1.1, whole genome shotgun sequence genome, TTCCTTAAGCTCACTGGTGAGGAATCAATCCAATTCCATATTTTGCTAagcactaatttaaaaattacaattctTTAACTCAActataaaaacagaattttaatatatttgtatgtCACTACTATGCATCTTATTTACCACACCTCTAGAAAAAAGTTCTGAATCACTAAAAATTCCTCTTAATGGCAGAAACTCAATTTGCATCCACAATACAATACATAATCTCTGCCCTTAACCACTGCATACTCTttacacttagcacagtgccttgtaTACAACAGGCTAATTAATGTCTGTTGAAATGAAATGTCTGactacatgaatgaataaatcaaccTCAACGATCAATTACAACAGCCACTTCACACAATAGTTTAACATTTACCTTTCATTAGAATTAGCTATTTATATGTCTAAGAATCATAACTAGCTAATCACATGTCTTCCAGCAGTCAAGTTTAGTGATCAAGAGCAtgaactatgaaaaaaaaaaaaagagcatgaacTATGGAACCAGACTCCTGCGATTCTAACTAGAAATTCCACTTTCTAGTTGTGTGACATGATCAAGTTACTTATCTGTGTCTGTTCCCTTTACCTATAAAAGGGTAATAATAATTGTTCCTACctaaggttgttatgaggattaaatgaattaatatttgtaaagcactgaGGTGTTTGGcagtatatataatatttgtttaaagaaaaacagtcaaagtgaaataagacagagaaagacaaatactgtatgatatcacttagacatggaatctaaaaaatacaactagcGAATATTACAAAAAAGAGGTAGACACACAAAGAACAAGAAcatactagtggttaccagtgggaagagggaagaaggtaGGAACAATATAAAtataggggtaagggattaagaggtacaaactattaggtataaaataaactcaacgatatactgtataacacagggaatatagtcaatattttatagtaactataaaccaaacaaaagctttaaaaattgtgaatcactgtattgtacacctataacatataattttaaaaaaaccacacagaagaaaaaaattttttaaagcctcctagagtaatggaaataaaaacaaaaataaacaaatgggacctaatgaaacttaaaagcttttgtacagcaaaggaaaccataaacaagacaaaaagacaaccctcagaatgggagaaaatatttgcaaacaaagcaactgacaaaggattaatctccaaaatacagaagcagctcatacagctcagtatcaaaaaacaaacaacccaatccaaaaatgggtggaagacctaaataagacatttatccaaagaagatatacagattgccaacaaactcatgaaaagatgctcaacatcactaatcattagagaagcgcaaatcaaaatcacaatgaggtatcacctcacaccagtcagaatagccatcaccaaaaaaatctacaaacaataaatgctggagagggtgtggagaaaagggaaccttcctgcactgctgttgggaatgtaaattgatatagccagtatggaggttccttaaaaaactaaaaatagaactaccatatgacccagcaatcccactactgggcacataccctgagaaaaccataattcaaagagacatgtaccacagtgttcattgcagcactatttacaatagacaggacatggaagcaacctaaatgtccatcgacagatgaatggataaagaagatgtggcacatatatacaatggaatattactccgccataaaaaggaacaaaattgagttatttgtaacgagatggatggacttagaacctgtcatacagagtgaagtaagtcaaaaagagaaaaataaataccatatgctaacgcacatagatggaatctaaaagaacagtactgatgaacctagtggcagggcaggaatgaagacacagacgtagagaatggacttgaagacatagggtgggaaggggaagctgggacgaagtgagagagtagcagtgacatatatacactaccaaatgtaaaatggctggctagtgggaagctgctgcatagcacagggagatcagcttgatgcgtTGTgaagacctagaggggtgagatagggagggtgggagggaggctcaagagggaggggatatgtggatatacacatacatatagctgatggactttgttgtacagcagaaactaacacatcattgcaaagcaattatactccaataaagatttaaaaaataaacaaacaatactCTGAGCtgcatgaaacaaaaaaaaagcttaggACACTTCcagattttatttgattttctgtgCATTTAGAAACAGGAATAAGAGGTGATTCTCAGAACAGGTTTGGAATTTCATAATCAGGTACCCAATGATGGTGTCTAACTTATCAACCTAGTGAACAGctgtttaatgtttattttactgtttttatttatttggctgtgccagctCTTAGATggagcatgcaggatctagttccctgaccagggatcaaagctgggccccctgcattgggagcacagagtcttaaccactggaccactagggaagtctgaACAactatttagaggaaaaaaaaaaaaaaaaaaaagtccatagaTCCTGCTACACTATAAAGCCCTTAGAAGGATAAACCTTATTAAAGTCatcctagcacaatgcctagaaTATAGCAAGTGATCACTgtttggatgaataaatgaacatgaGTATATTTACTACTAGGAAAAGAgtgtttttactttaaattttgagaaaaaaccTTACAGAAGCCAAATATTGAACACTAAATACTTTTCATATCTCTTTAAGTAAAACTTGAAGAAGGAAGGCATATCTAACATCTCATTCAATAACCTCCAACCCAGGAAATAAGATGTGACTTCCTCTGTGACACTGCTATGCCTTGTATACATAAGCACCTCAAGGttgtaaaagcaaaagaaaacatgcaGGTTTTGTATATTATCTCATacaaaaaagagcaaaatttgCAGTTGCTGCACGCTATCTCAAGCTACCAACTCCAATACAACAAATCCTCTACTCTACAAGAAAAACTGAGCTCTAAAGGAAAATACACCAATATAGCACTTCACAAGTTACATGGTACTTTTGCATATACgatctcatttgattctctgggaaaagaaaaaattccctAGCAAATCCTGACTTTTATCATATGCTATCTGCAGAggaaaaatatcccagaaaggataTTTGCTTATACTCCACCTACCTGTAAAGCAGCAGAGTGGAGATTCTAACCCTGGTCTTCTGAATTTAGACCCCAAATATTCAgtactttccttcccttttcattatagtgaaaacaaaaaataagaatactaaTCCTAACTGTCAAGCTAGCAATTAAAACGCTTTCAAATTAATTGAGTGAGCTTCCTGTGACGACACAGTTTAATACTTAATGCATAAACTAAAGCTTgcttggctaggacttccctaGTTACTTCAGAACTTTTGGAAAACTCTCCAAATTTGTAAACTTAATAGAGCCATGCTACAGCATGTTTCTGAAGATGGCTGTTTTAATGATTCAGAAATAAAGCAAGTACCACTACAATTTGGTTGAGTTAGCTCTCAATATATTGACTTTCcagtaattttaatttatatacttctcatttttcacatattaaaactaaaactttttttttttttgcctgcaccacatggcttgagggatcttagttccccaaccagggattgaacccgggcccttcagcagtgaaagtatgcagtcctaaccactggaccacaagggaattccttaaaacttttttttttttttttgcagtatgcaggcctctcactgttgtggcctctcccgttgcagagcacaggctccggacgcgcaggctcagcggccatggctcacgggcccagccgctccgcagcgtgtgggatcttcccggaccagggcacgaacgtgtgtcccctgcatcggcaggcagactctcaaccgctgcaccaccagggaaaccccctaaatcttatttttaaagccCTCGTATCTACTATTGTTATTGTATCCATAACAATATCATTAAGCCTCACCCTATAGATGCTTATCATGGGCATCTAGCTAGGAAATCCTTTTAACATGTTGTGTACAATTATTACTTGAGTGCCCATAAAGACATATGAATGAATCAGCTTACAATGTGATGTCTGCAGTATTCACTTCATGTTTATTggatcatcacacacacacaaaacaaaaattcaaagtaTCAAGTAATTGATATTTCTGAGGTTTGTCATTGACTTCATTTTACCTAAACACAAATGTCACATTCCTACCCCACCCTCTAGCTTCCACCTACTAggtctccttccctcttttttgtGGTCTACAAGTCCTGGCTAACCACCTCTAGTTGTAAAGGGGATTAGTGTGAATATACATCAACAATGTAAACAAACtcagaaagaaaacacaacattCCAGTCAGATTAAATTTCTCTAAATTGCATATGCCCTCTCAAAAGTGTCATTTTCTAAAACTGACAAGGTAGCTACTCAAACAATAATTGTCTTTCGAAAAACACAAAGTTCAGAAATTACATACCTGAAGGATTCTGAACAAATGCTCCAGGATTTTGTGGATGAACTGGCAAAAATTGTTGTCCTTGGCCAAATGCTACTGGCTGAGCAACACCAGTCAGAACCTTTAAGAGAAATCTCGGTTTTAAGAacatcttttctatatttttaagtaaaactttTAACATTCAAATTAcgttaatatattcacagatatcATGAGGCCTGTTTACGATAATGAAGATTTACAAGTGTAAATTACAAGATTTACAAGTGTAACCTGACTAGGCTTTCTATAAAAAGGAATAAGACCTTCCcttatatttttcacagaattataaAAAATTGATAATGGATGTGAAGGTTCTTTGAAAAGTTTAAGATACCATGCAAACATAAGGTAGCCAaaaactagctgtgtgaccttacacAAATCACTTTACCTTGCCAGTGTTTTCTCCTATCTTACAAATAGAAATCTGACATCCAGCGATGTGATCTATACACAATCATAATAGCCAGTAAACAGCAAAGCTGAGGCCAGAACTCACTCACGGACCTAACTCCTTTACACAGATGTCAAAAGCCTGCTTTAATTAACAATCTGAACTCCTTTATCATCATTCTGTTAGCCATCAAACTGAGTTACAAAGTGGACtgtaaaagattttaaaggaatgttaaaaaataaaagtcatgaaCCAAGTACTGTACAGGCatacaattattttatttgtagtcAAGAATGAGGTAGGACTTCTACATATTGCTACTATGTAAACAAATGCCCATTTATAAGCCTTGTTCAGTATCCTGTGTGAACCTTCAGTGGTATGTATACGTAATAAAAACCCCATCAATTCTTTATAATGTAGGAACAAGACTAACTCAAGTCCCATTCTAGAGTATCTTGTCAATTAAGAGTATCATTTCTcttaaaaacatacaatagagtaTAAGTCTAACTAAGGAGGCCAGTTGTTTTCTCAAACCACTGGATATGGACAGAAGGCTGCTTTctataaataatgcttctaaCATGCTTCTAAAacctttcttcttgttttacaCTTTCTTCCATGCAATGTTACTGGCATAATAAATCTGTCCTAGTAAGAAAGTGTCACTACctggaaaaaagtaaatttagcCCAGGAGAATTTCAGCAGGCAAGCAAAAGTAATCATTAATATCAACTGAATTAACCACAAATTATAAGCATATTGCTTTAACACTATttcaataagcattttaaaatgtatgcagaACAAGTTAACATCAAACAACTGCAGTTGACTGGAATGACGGAAAGGTGGTGAAAagtaggaagagaggaagaaaaagaattacagaCTGTAAAAGCATGAGCAAtttgattttcttgtttgtttgttaactCAGGCTAAGGAAGTTCTATATCAAAGAACAGTCTATAAAATCAGCTCTATGATTACTATAAAGCTCATCAAGGCTCAAAAGTTGTACAATGTAGCAGAGGTCTATGAAACACACACAACTGTATTATACTTTAATACCttagaaaccaaaaacaaaacaaaacaaaaaaaccataatgAGGAGGCTATGCATATGTGAAGgcaaggggtatatgggaaatcccTATACCTCAtagctcaattttgctgtgagcctaaactactctaaaaaagtctattaaaaaagaaaagatttgtgggggggcgggggggactgAGATTGAGAGGGTGCTCTAGATCCTGAAAGAACTAAGATCAATTTTGGATTTAAACTGCAAATTTCAGCCCCAGAAGACTCTCATCTCACTTTCCTAGCAGGTGGGGTTTTGAAGTACATTAAAaactgcccccccccaaaaaaacttattaaaaataattaaattttaaaaaatcctttccaACCTATAGAATAAACTATATCCTGAAAACCTTCCTCAAACactagaaacattaaaaatggttCATATCTGCATACAATATACTTTTAGAATAACTGTAACAGACTTACCTGCTGAGATGCCTGAATATTTCCTACTGTTATTGGAGCAGGTAAATTGCCAAAGTTTCCAAACTGAGAGCTCTGAAGATTCTTCTCATCAAAATAGTGTCCAGAAGCTCTGTTAAGGGGATTCGAGAAACTCTGGTTTCCAGGGCCATGTGGTCCATTAAAATTTGGTCCTTGAGGTGAATCAAATATTTGTTCATGTCTTTGGAACTGCAGTCCTTGGGATGGGGCATTAAAAGCATTGCCAGGTGGATCATTATATGGGCCACTCTGATTGAAAGATACCGATTCAAGCCTTTGTGAAGGATGATTGTCAAATCGTGTGCCTTGAAGACCAAGAGGAATATCAAACCTTGATGCTTGCTGGTGTTGTGGACCATCAAATCTTTGAGGTACACCATCAAATCTTGGTTGAACCTGCTGTCCAGGTGGTCCATCAAATCTCTGCGGGCCTGGCTGACCAGTTCTTTCAAATCTAGGACCTGGCTGACCATGTAATCCATCAAATCTTGGCAAGAGTGATGGCTGACCTGGTTGCCCATCAAACCTTAAAGCATGACAACTTTCAAATCTTGGACCACCTTGACCCAGAGGTCCTTCGATTCTCAGGCCGCCTCCTGGTACAGAAGGACCCTCAAACCTCATTCCACCTCCTTGTTGGACTAAAGGTCCTTCAAACCTGATCCCAACCCCTGGCTGACCGTGTGGACCCTCAAACCTAACGTTCCCACCAAGTTGATTATGTTGTCCTTCAAATCTCATACCAGCTACTGACTGACCATGGGGGCCCTCAAATCTCATCCCAACTCCCTGCTGTAGCAATGGGCCCTCAAATCTGATCCCACCTGATGGCTGACCATGAGGTCCATCAAACCTAATTGCAGCCCCTGATGGACCATGACCTCCCTCAAATCTAAGTCCACCTACAGGCTGACCTCGGGGATTATCAAATCTAAGTCCACCCACAGGCTGACCATGAGGTCCCTCAAACCTCAGACCACCCACAGGTTGACCCCGGTGTCCCTCAAACCTGAGACTACCCACAGGCTGGGACCCTGGTCCTTCAAATCGCAAACCACCTGCAGATCCCTCAAACCGCAGACCGGGGGAACCTTCAAACCGAAAACCACCTCCTCCTGCTTGACCAATTGGCCCCTCAAACCGCAGAGGTGTCCCTACTGGTCCCGGAGGACCTTCAAATCTCAAAGGACACCCACCTCCTAACTGGCCTTGTGGTCCTTCAAATCTCAAAGGGCCACCTCCCCCCATTTGTCCTGGTGACCCATCAAACCGAAGAGAACCTGGCGTAGGAGGTCCATCAATTCTAGGGCTTAACTTATTAGGTCCTTCAAAAATCATCTTGGTTGGGCCATCTCGCGCTACTGATGGCCTGCTAGGTCCATCGTATAATGGTCTATCTTCAGCTAAAGCCGTAAGTCGCTGATTTGTATCAAGGCCGGCGAATCTTGATGCTGGGCTATCTACAAATGGTTTATCTGAATCTTCATATCTAGGTCGCTTAAGTGGAAAACGATCATTGAATGGTGATCTCTGCTCTTCTCGTacaccttttaaaaagaaaaaaaaattattttccctgaaTCTGATAATTTATATCAAATTATCCTAAAATCTTCTTCATATATTCTTGTAAATGTTTATTCAAAAACATCCATAACTATCTCACTTTatgagaggggagggaaaaagacagCAACAGGCAGCAGGTAAGAGAATGCCCTCTAGAGTCAGATACACCTgggtaaaataaaatacccaTTCAGTCAATTTACTAATTATTTGACTTTGAGAGCAACTTATTTAACCTCTCCAGTCttgtttcctatctgtaaaatggggataatatatatttcattaggtcattgtgaggattaaatcagattACATATATAAAGAACCTAGTAAAGTACCTAATACACGGTTGGCCTTATAAATATcagctcccttcccttccctttgagGGAAAAACCGAAACAAAACAAACGACAAAACAGAAGTCTGAACAGTCACAAAAATCCATCCCCACTTAGCTTGTTCATTTTCCCTTCACTGCTGTGATTCAATAGGCATAATCTGATTTAACTTTTTCTACCTTTAGCAGAGACTTGCTCGTCATGTCTTCTCCGGCCCTCATGGGGTGAAAGATTCTCAGCATAAGTACGACTCCCAGATATAGGAGAAAGACGTCTTGCTCTTTCACTAAATTGTTCTTTTCTGTCAAACTGTGCTCCACTATTCCTACTTGCATGTTTACTTTTGGATGGCTCACATTCTATTCCAGACAACAAGGCATCAGTCAAAGGGTAGTCAAAAATATCAGGATCTAAGAGATCAAGTCTTGGAAATGAATGCTGAACCTGTGTCCTTTTCAGTTTTGCTTTATGTTCATAGTAGGTTAATTCAGCATCAGTTAAGagaggtttcttttttaatccacctttattttcttctgtaggACTATCCCGTACATTGCATCTATGTTTACCTTCTTGATACTGAAATAGCTGTCGAATTTGATGCACAACAACAAGGAAGTCCTCCTGTGTAATTTCACCAGATGCTAAACGTTCACTCGTCTGCATAGGGGTGATAAAaggaaatcaatattttaaatataaaaagtacttACAAAAAACTTATAGACAAAAGGAGAATAATGACTACAGGGGAACACAGTAGTTACCTTTTGAAGTAATTCTCTTTTGCTTGCAAGAGTTAACTCTTTAGGAATCTGAAGATTGGCATCTACGCTTAATCGATGCTGCTGTTTTGGAGCTCGAGGTGACAAGATTCCTTTAGTGCTTGACCAGCTCTCCCTATGCCTTAGATGAGGAGCTTTGCTATGTTCATCACCCTGTTGtaaactgaaaccataaaagcAATTATGTTActtcataaaaaatttttaaatactcagGACCATATTTTAAGATCCTTAATAGGATCTGgctaaaatgaatatatgtaaccataaaagttaatttaaagatTAAGAGCACAAGATTTGAAGTCAGGAAAACCAGGTATGAATTCTGATTCTTGCATGTCCTGGATGTGCCACCTTAGGCAGATTAGTTAACctttctaaacttcagtttccttatacgtaaaacagcaataataatggTACTTAACCCACAGGGTTTTAAGAATTaaacaggggaaaaaagtacTAATTATAGCACCCAATAAACATTATCCAATTTTTAAATcaacactgtatttttaaatgtacacattATTCTACTCAGTTAAAAATGTTAACAAcctaccttttattttcttcccaacCAGATTTCCATCTTTTGGTAGACTTGGAACTTTGCCaattttctacattttcctttGGTTCAGTGCCTGACTTGGTGGAATGCTGATTTGCAGTTTCTTGTGGTcgttcctcttcagtcttttttattcGCCTTGGATCTCGAACATCCTGTTTAGTACTTCTCTTCgcatttctttcttccctggaAGGTGGTGTAAACTCTTCCATATGTGACTGCTTAACTCCTGACTGGCGAATCTTCCCAGCTTTGGGTGTTGAGGTTGGAGACATACTCCTTTGCCTTCGTTTGGGTGACCGCCTATCTCTTCTCTTGGGAGAATGTATAATCGGTGACCGGGACTTGGGTGATCGTGATCTTGATCGCTTTCTAGTACTCGATCTCCCTGGTTTTGTCCCCTGTTTTTCTGATTCTTCCGTTATGGTATCCTGTTTTTGTACAATgccatttatgattttatttctacttcCCACCAGTCTGTGTTCAGATGATTTCACGTGCtcatctttatcctttttttctgcagttttcctcttctcttttagaTCATCATCTTTGCTATCAGTCTTATCCTGAAGATGTCTTTTTAATCTTGGATCTCTCTTGCTCATATCAGACACCCTTGCACTTTCAGATTCTTGACTTTTCAAGTCTTTTGTGTGggataatttgtttttcaaaggtGATGGTGATTTAGATTTAGATTTGGATTTAGAATCTAATTGGTCAAGTTCTTTCTTGGTTATTTTTTCACctgatttacttttttcttgcttGGATGAATTTAGTTTTTCAGAGGGTACAGTTTTACTTGTCTTAATATCAGACTGGCTCAATGTGTTCATTAGGAATTCCTTCCTGTGACTCTGATCTTTTCCATGAGAAGAATGTTGACTCAACCTATTAAGACGGGGATCCCGGTTAGTTCCTTTCATATCCTGAATTTGTAAGGATGGACCTGGACGACTTTTCTCAGGTTGCACAGGAACCTGATGGGGAGATTTAACTGCCATAGGGGGAATTTGTGAAACATGTAATTTGGATTGTGCAGTTCCAGGACCTAAGTTGGATGTCTCCTGCTGAACACTAAGAGAAACTGCCTGAAATACAAGATAAACGTTCATGTTACAACTGTAAAACATTCAGATTATTTGTCAAGAAACTGAAAACTAAGAAATATAATGCTTCATTCAATAAATCCATTTATTCAATACCGTATTTATAGTGTATACTTCTAGTATTTAAGTGGatattaaaatgaaaggaaaaagttCATATACAATATTTATGTGGCCTGTTATTTCTTACTAATCCTCTACTTTGGGGTTTTATAATTTCtaggaagaatgaaaaaaaaaaaccctccctcTTCCTAATTATTCAGAATTCTGGGCCACACTGATATTAAGAAACTACTAAATAAATCACTGCACTCCAGCTGCACAAGCATCCAAGTGTTTCCGGGTAAATTCTAAATCATAAAATTTAGCTCCTCTCAAAGTGGCACTGATAATGCACTTAAAAATTCTGCCTTCCTGTACTCCCTTACTCTCAAATAAGGTCAAGTGCTAAGTAATTAAGTAAAATAGCTTAATATAACGTTATTCATACACAGAAATACATAATCTTCCTGGCCTCCTTAATTTTGTGATGGCTGTTTTTTTGGTAGCCTTCTAAGGAAACTGCTAAGGATTTCTGCTCATGAAACATAAgctcataaaatattaaagactAGGCAAAAACATCTGCCACAACACAACTACCATCTTGGAACTGACACTACgtccacataatttttttttttttgcggtacgcgggcctctcactgttgtggcctctcctgctgcggagcacaggctccggacgtgcaggctcagcagccatggctcacaggctctgccgctccgcggcatgtgggatcttcctagaccggggcacgaacccgtgtcccctgcatcggcaggtggactctcaaccactgcaccacgagggaagcccccacatgatataatttttaacaaaacTAAGGGGCTATCTTATAAGACAGCACTCtaataaaaagtatttgaaagaaaatagtgCAGTCTATATTAAAAGTGACTTTTACAAAAAGGATATACAAATTTGGTCTAATAAATACACCATAATTTGCAAAATAAGTAAAAGTGGAAAAATTACACTATTAATAAAAGCAACAtgttaataaaattcaaatacaaaataattcCATATCCATCAGAAAACAGgtttaaaaatactcaaaatgCCAAATCTCCTCTACTTACCAGTTGTGCCTTAGCTTGCTCTAGCTCAAGCTCCAGCTTTTTCTGCTGAAGTTCTAACAACTGCTTTTGTTTTGCCAGTAACTGCTGCCTTATTAGTTGCTCTTGGGTAAGATTCTTTTGTATATCCGGAACAATTGGAGGAGTGGAGATGCTAGGGGAACTGACCACTGTGCCAGGTGTTGAAGACTCTTCGGGCTATAagacaaaataatttgtttacaaaaaaaaaatcacagctaaAAAGGAAGCAGCTAAGGGGGGAGCTAAAAATTATCAGCTTCTCTCTTAATAAACCCTATCCATAATCTTAAATGGCCAATCATGTTTAAAAGCACACagaaaattttcaggaatttaaaagcaaaataaatatgtaaaacctAAACAAGGAGAACATTTACTTTAAATGTACTGTGAACCTGAAggtggaaatttttttcttttttaaattaaactgatTCAGCACAGGGTATTCTTATTACTTTTATCTGGCAGGAAATTTCAGAGAAGTCAAAATTTGACAgttaaaaatattagttatatACCATTCATGTTAGAACTTAccgatttatttaaaaatttaggatTCACATGGATGCTAGATGTATTCACATTGGGGGGCAGAGGTTTAATAGGCCAAGCAGGATCTAACGAATTGACTCTGACATCCAGGGCATAAAGTTTCTTCAAAGGGAATATTTCATCCCAGGTGGAACgtaatttaaataaactttttctaGTATTTTCATCCACCTAGAACAACAGAACAATTCTATGGCTTGTTAAGTTACTATAGGATGTTTTATATATTAAGCATAATGCTACATAAATCTCTGTTCTACTTCACATATAGCACACATACTACTAATTCGTAAACATATACAACAGTAATCACTTATTAAAAGTACATTTGTTTGCAGATGTAAAGTTAATAAAGAAATTTCTgtcaaaaaaaattagaaaaatt contains:
- the PCF11 gene encoding pre-mRNA cleavage complex 2 protein Pcf11 isoform X2 — protein: MSEQTPAEAGTAGAREDACRDYQSSLEDLTFNSKPHINMLTILAEENLPFAKEIVSLIEAQTAKAPSSEKLPVMYLMDSIVKNVGREYLTAFTKNLVATFICVFEKVDENTRKSLFKLRSTWDEIFPLKKLYALDVRVNSLDPAWPIKPLPPNVNTSSIHVNPKFLNKSPEESSTPGTVVSSPSISTPPIVPDIQKNLTQEQLIRQQLLAKQKQLLELQQKKLELELEQAKAQLAVSLSVQQETSNLGPGTAQSKLHVSQIPPMAVKSPHQVPVQPEKSRPGPSLQIQDMKGTNRDPRLNRLSQHSSHGKDQSHRKEFLMNTLSQSDIKTSKTVPSEKLNSSKQEKSKSGEKITKKELDQLDSKSKSKSKSPSPLKNKLSHTKDLKSQESESARVSDMSKRDPRLKRHLQDKTDSKDDDLKEKRKTAEKKDKDEHVKSSEHRLVGSRNKIINGIVQKQDTITEESEKQGTKPGRSSTRKRSRSRSPKSRSPIIHSPKRRDRRSPKRRQRSMSPTSTPKAGKIRQSGVKQSHMEEFTPPSREERNAKRSTKQDVRDPRRIKKTEEERPQETANQHSTKSGTEPKENVENWQSSKSTKRWKSGWEENKSLQQGDEHSKAPHLRHRESWSSTKGILSPRAPKQQHRLSVDANLQIPKELTLASKRELLQKTSERLASGEITQEDFLVVVHQIRQLFQYQEGKHRCNVRDSPTEENKGGLKKKPLLTDAELTYYEHKAKLKRTQVQHSFPRLDLLDPDIFDYPLTDALLSGIECEPSKSKHASRNSGAQFDRKEQFSERARRLSPISGSRTYAENLSPHEGRRRHDEQVSAKGVREEQRSPFNDRFPLKRPRYEDSDKPFVDSPASRFAGLDTNQRLTALAEDRPLYDGPSRPSVARDGPTKMIFEGPNKLSPRIDGPPTPGSLRFDGSPGQMGGGGPLRFEGPQGQLGGGCPLRFEGPPGPVGTPLRFEGPIGQAGGGGFRFEGSPGLRFEGSAGGLRFEGPGSQPVGSLRFEGHRGQPVGGLRFEGPHGQPVGGLRFDNPRGQPVGGLRFEGGHGPSGAAIRFDGPHGQPSGGIRFEGPLLQQGVGMRFEGPHGQSVAGMRFEGQHNQLGGNVRFEGPHGQPGVGIRFEGPLVQQGGGMRFEGPSVPGGGLRIEGPLGQGGPRFESCHALRFDGQPGQPSLLPRFDGLHGQPGPRFERTGQPGPQRFDGPPGQQVQPRFDGVPQRFDGPQHQQASRFDIPLGLQGTRFDNHPSQRLESVSFNQSGPYNDPPGNAFNAPSQGLQFQRHEQIFDSPQGPNFNGPHGPGNQSFSNPLNRASGHYFDEKNLQSSQFGNFGNLPAPITVGNIQASQQVLTGVAQPVAFGQGQQFLPVHPQNPGAFVQNPSGVLPKGYPDNHLSQVDVNELFSKLLKTGILKLSQPDSATTLNEVAAQPPAEEEEDQNEDQDVPDLTNFTIEELKQRYDSVINRLYTGIQCYSCGMRFTTSQTDVYADHLDWHYRQNRTEKDVSRKVTHRRWYYSLTDWIEFEEIADLEERAKSQFFEKVHEEVVLKTQEAAKEKEFQSVPAGPAGAVESCEICQEQFEQYWDEEEEEWHLKNAIRVDGKIYHPSCYEDYQNTSSFDCTPSPSKTPVENPLNIMLNIVKNELQEPCESPKVKEERIDTPPACTEENIATATEIKTENDTVESV